The DNA segment ATATTGCAGAACAAATAGAAAAAACGGCGATTGTCTAAAGATTAGTTGTTTTATTGAACGTATCTTGAATTGCGTATAATATTAAGTACCAGCGAAATGAAATATATCAGGAGTCACGACAATTAAGGTTGAAAGGAAACATTGGAGCAGACACTGATTAGAATAAGCTTTCCCGCTTAACTGTCTCAAAACCAACCGTTCTACATCACTTAACCTTCAGCATTTTAGTTAAAActcttttaattttctttgggagcatttttttttaaattaaaggaaaatttaattacatttaCAAGGACTTTTCTATAAGCAATGTAAACTTTGAATGTAAAATAGATTTTACATTTGCCAAAGTCCTCCTATGCAACTTTGGTCTCTGAAACGTTTTGGAATTGTTACGCTGCTTACAATCGGCCCGCTCGTTTTTAGGTACCATTGAAGTTTTCCATTCTTACCGTCGAAAGCATATAATGTCTTATCCGTACCACCGAAATAGAGAGTGCCAAACTTGTCCATTGCCGGACTTGACATAAAATAAGCTTGTCCAATGAATTTCCAAAGCCCGATACCATTCGACGCATTCAACGCGagtatttcattttgtaatgCAACACAAAGAATGTTCCTCTTTTCGGAGAGCAACGGTGTGGACATAACGTCACTTTCGGTGCTTTTGTTGCTTGCAAAATTCCAAACAACAGCGCGAGAATTTGCAATTTCCAGACACATAACACTACCTGAAGTCGTAACAGCATACAGATATTTTCCATTAGAAGTAAGAACTGGAGATGATAAAACTCCATCTCCAATGTCAAATGTCCCCAGGGATTTCCCTGTTTGCATATCAATTACGTTTAAATAGTTTTCCACATCTAACACGAACAAATTGTTGCTTTCGTGATCCACCACAGGGGATGCAAATACTGGTCTTCCCATCGTGTGTGACCACATTACGCTTCCGTTGCTTTCGTGCAACATGTAAACTGATGGATCTTCTgttgaagttgtttttataCATATTATTAATCCTGGTTTATGAATGAAAGGACTAGACCAGATTTCTCCTGGAAAGGGACCACTTTTCCATAAAAGTGAAGGCCTACCATCTGCCGTGATATTAAACGCGTAAACCCATCCGTCAATAGTTGCAGCATACAAAATgtctttaattttattcagTCGAAGAGAAGCCACAATTGCGTCACTAAGCTCTATTTTCCATAAAAGATTTCCGGATTCTGTATGAAACGCATAAAGCTTTGAATCTTCATCAGcaaaataaacagttttttcatCAGCGCTGACAACAGGAGTTGATCCAGCATCCGTGCTTATCGTATAATTCCAAAGTATTGAACCGGTTATAGAATTTACAGCATAGAAACATCCAGAAATATCCGAACTAAAATAAATCGAATACACATAAACAGATTTGGATGGTGTATAAACTTCTTTCCAATTAGACTGAGAAACATCTGCGAGAGAACGATGTTGCCACATGCATTTTATAGAAGGAGAAGAAGATTCTCGAATGAACTTGGACACGACCGTAGTGTGGTTTGCAATATTACGTAAGTTTTGCGAAGGtggaaaattgaaaacattactcCATAAATTGACAGATATGATTGGTGGGTCAAACGAAGTTACATGATGCCACCAATGCTCAGGCACGTAGAGCATATCTCCAGGTTCGACAGTTACTTTGTAGAAATTTATGTCAGCAGCAAGAGGATATTTGTCGAGGTCAACTTGTTCGGGATTGATCGGGGACAAACCGGGTTGTACATCGTATAGATCAGCATAAGCCTTGTTTCCTTCTGAATAATTTGCTATTAACCAAGTCTTTTTACcagatatttgaaaaaagaaattttccgaTACATCGTGATGAAATGCAGAGGTAGAATTACGATTTGTGTATAACAATGTGGTCGACTGCGCCCAATCCGTGTACCTTGAGCAGCTGAGTGGCAACGGTAGTGGCATATGTTTAAATAAAGTGTTTTCTAAAGGAAATGATGAATCCCAATAAAGCTTTTCATCATAGACCCTTTGTAGAAAATCTGTATAATTAAGTCTTACTTCGCCCGGGTAATCCTGTGTCCAAATAGGTCTGCTGTATGCTCTACCAGGCATATCGTTTATGTGTGTTTGGAGAAAACTTGGCTTCGCCCAGTTCGAAAAATACTTATGCCAAGACGGATTGTTAGTTCTAATAAGTACTGGAGTACTACTTCGTATGAAATCTTCATAAAAGGTTTCCGGTGTTGGTTCATAGTTTAGAACTTTGATTGATCCCAATGTTGGTTTATGCATACCAAGCTTCAACATTGTCATGCTTCATACTCACGCTATAGAcaatattccacaaaatacATAGAGTATGTAAAAGGTTCAGAAACATATTTGAGCTACTGGAATTCCTGCAAATAAAAGTCGCTTACTGTCTTAATACAGAACCAAACAATTCGAATACACAAAAAGGTTCTTGAAATAATGGTCTACTAGTTTGTTGCTTTACGATTAAAGATGTGTAAGATATTGTTAGAGATAAGTGACATAAATTTGCCAAGAAATATCGTTTCTGatttcatttcaatattttctctCCCTTAAAATGAACAGCAGTTATTAATTATGAATCTTAAAATTTCCTGTTCGATATTATACTTTACTTTACTTATATCTATTGATTGCTTGCTAGCTGATCCCTGCCTCAtatacagtaggctacaatgTACGTAAAGCCAGTGGCGTAGGAGCATATGCTGCCGCCCCTGGCTTTCGATGAAAATGCCGCCCTATGTAGACtgcagcaaattttgaagtataGTTTCATGCTCACGCAatcttttcaataaaaataattacagatAATGTGCCGTGTCTCAGAAGTTCTATATTGCTTGAGAAAGAAGCCTCACTGTCTCAGCGTTAAGGCCTAAattaaaagacaaaaaatggaGAACAAATGTATTAGGCAAATAAAAGATCAATAGCCGCCTCAAAATTGAACTTTTCGAGCTTTCGCCGAAGCAAAATCAGCGATAATATCttcaaaatcaagtttttgaacGTATAATGTCTTTCATGGTAGAACGTAAATAGGACTTTATCATTTTGAGCTTTGAGAAACTCCACTCGCAACTCGCAATTGAAACACCAATGGTAAGATAAAGTTTCAGACACAAGCATAAAAATGGTAGGCCTACGTACGTGTCGAATCAAGTAAGTGTGATTTAGCTAACCACTGTAAAACATCAAACGCTGTTGCATTACGATCAAACGTGGTTTCACTGCTTCGCACCAGCCTCTTAAATCTGTCAATTTCCACAACTAGCTCCAAAAAGTCCACCTCGTCGTCATAAGTGCTTCTAAAAGCGTTGGTGAATCCATTGTGACTTTCGCTTTGCAGTAGTGAGTGAGGATTCAAAAATCCAAACATATCATTCAAGTGGTGTATGCAGGTAAACCTAGTTTCAGCTTCAAGTTTAAATCTGTCCAATGCTTGAAACATGCATCGTCTTACTTCTCCAACACCACTAAGGCCAGCATCTTCTGCGTGTTCGCCAGGCATTCTCTTTTTTCTGTGAACTCTCCGATCTTCAACTGGAATCTCTAGCTCTGTGCATTTTTTGATCGCTGCATCCACAGAACCTTTAACCAGATTATCTCGTTCTTCCACTAAAAAGTTGACAAACGCTTTCATCTTGTTAGAGCATTGCGCTAACAGCAATCCTTTTTGCTGCAAGTAAGTTTGAGTATGATTTTAAGATTCTCGCAGGATTACTTTCCAAAAacataagaagaaaaagaaagaaaaattctgaaTCGCTTCTAGAATACTATGAGCGTCGCCTCGTGTATTAAGATTTTCGTTTGGATTACATAGTtcctctagactctagagcaggggttcccaaccggtggtacgcgtaccactagtggtacgcgggagcttttcaggtggtacgcgagcagctctccgttgcatgcgatatacagtatagtagtataacaatttaattttgagttgctaaaatatgcgaacaacacttttatttctttccgtactaaattctctgcactcagtaagctacttttgtcgatcttgctccctgctgtcattgttattaatacaatgctgctgtgcgaatattggatcaaattagttgttttgaaaatagtggtacgtgttgacaatccgtggtggctaaatggtacgagaacataaaaaggttgggaacccctgctctAGAGCATCCATAAACTCATCAAAATCTGCGTGAAGGGCCTTTACAGCAGCGTGATGTGCGCTCCATCGCGTATCAATCACTCGCTTCAGCGCGATTGGCGCATGCTTTAGAAGGACATATCCCATCTATGAGTAGAGGCAGCAAAAAAACATACTTTGTAAAACAGCGAAGATCTGTCGCTTAAATGCGACGATCCGACGGCATGAACAAGAGTGAAGATGCATGAACATGCAAGATTCAGTGTGTGATTTCCACACGGTACGAGTAGTGCTTTTggatttatgtttttgattttttgctgaaCTCCAGTATGAATTCCCGACCTAGTAGATGCGTTGTCGTAGCCTTTTCCCCTACACATCATCACATCTAAGTTGTTTAGTTCAAGTTCATCTAGAATAGATTGAGAAATTTCAGCTGCCGTTTTTCCGCTCAAcggaaagaaattcaaaaacaattcCTTCAGTTGGGcaatattgtttttgattgttaCATATCTGACTATAAGAGTCATTTGATCAGTATGTGATACGTCCGGAGTACTGTCGCACATaatcgcaaaatatttagcttCGCGCACCTTTTCAAGAACgatgtttttgaattttttactgCGAAGCAAAATAAGCTCATTTTGAATAGTGGGAGAAAGATAAGTAGTTATCATCTTCGTAGAAATACGAATATCAGAAAGGTATTTGATGATTACGGGACTATATTGTTCCAGAAGCTTCACGGTCTCTAAAAAATACCCTTGGTTGTTGGATTCAAAAGCTTCACGATGTCCTCGAAAAGGAAGGTTTTGCTTACTTAGAAATAATATGACATCAACAACGCTTTCTCAAAATTGCTTTCCACTTTTTTCGCTCTTCATCCATACAAATGGTGATCTATAGCTTCAGGCCAAAAGGCCACATCATTGGGAAAATTGTTGACTACTGCAACTGCTTCGTCGTTATTTTCACCTTCGTCTCCATCTATAACTGTCAATGCATAATTGATTTCATTGGTATTACTTTTGATAGACCCTGTTTCTTGCGTTTCTGCTGATAAGCTGATATTTTAAGTATCTCACTGGAGCTCAGCGTTATTGTCTGGGTTTTCATTTGAATCGTTCTCTGGTAATgttaaagaaacatttgaaCCAGAAGAGGTTACAAATTTTAGCATAGCTCCCttgtgcttttttaattctgcTTCTTTTGTTCTctcttctttttaaaaaaagctcCACTCTCTTTGACACGTTTCATTTTCGAGTCTAAATTAACACTTGTATAAATTTAACCACAACCTGTCATTTAAACGTTTACAATCAATAACaacttaaaagtttacaattaaacgtttaaatgcCCAGGACTGGTTCACCTTCCACAGTTTTCTTGGTCAGCGGGACCAAATTGTAACAAATTAGCTTGTTTACCGctccatttttttaaaactctcGTGCTGTGTGCACTGTGCAGCCTCATTTTGCCGCCCCCTAAGTTAtagcaaaatacaaaacatatgCTAGAAGTTGACACAAACCAACCGTTGCTACGGTATAAACAGAGCAAAGGCTTCTTAATCACGCACGGTTACTGGAAAGCATATGTTATACGGAGTAACTATATAATTTCATGGTACAGAGGTTGTGATGCTCATGCTAAAGATAGACAGCTATATACTGTAGGAGAATGGGTAAGCAAAAAGCCGATTTAGGTTTTTAGGATTTGATTACAGTTGTGACGGTTACTTCACGAGTCATGAGTTGTTTTGGAAATGAAATTCtattttgggatcttgcaattcagttgCAGACCAAGcttaaattctccttaatgacgtttAAATAaatacctcgcttgaactggtgtgccacatataaatacctatgtaatgtttgcagtctttacttttacttttccctttcactggttactactgcGCAATGCAACATTCAGTAAGATTTGCCCAAAGGTgtaagcctttgtgtctgataataaataaaaatgggaacttcatcatttagtaatatgcatagacagaatttaagcaactaacagcattgtcacgccgtttgagaaatgagaactcataccatcgaagcaaaagtaaaacaagaTATCAATTCAACCGTCCTCGCTTTAATCAGCCATACAGTTATATTTGAATTAGAATGAATATTTAAGTTagattaacaagaaactatgaaaaataaaccaagTGCGATTCTTTCCGGTTGATTAGTGGCTGCCCATCAAGTTATAGGCATGTTTCCGAGTTAGATAAAAAACAAGATGTTGCCAAAAACTTTCAAGAGAAAGTCAAGGTATTTTTTGCATAAAGGATTATggcaggggcgggcaacttcttcggtcggcgggcctgatatgagaaaatgaagtacttggcggaccgaattcctgaatagattggaacgcagctttgtcttattaatgttcatggtcgaaaatgtttgctcataaatgtatgtagacccgaacagaacaagtagatttatggccatctttctcaggttggcaaacttggacttattcagtgacgcaatacagggattgcggcagaatgtggccgcaggccacattatcatgtaagaccggaaactgtctgcgggccgctcaaaatcccgtcgcgggccggatccggcccgcgggccgtatgttgcccacccctggatTATGGGGTATAGGGGAGTCCCGACATtttaatgtaggcctacatgcaAGCCGCAATAGAACCCTATAGCTATACCCTTTGTATAACAGTGGTAATTCCTTGATTCTTACTTAAAATTACTACATCTAAACATAGGCCTATTGCGTTAAACTGTCAAAGGCATCCTGAAATATCGGAATTGTcgacaaatatttttcaatttttgccATGCTGCTCTTTGTGCAGCGAGTTATTTCGTACGTATATACTGATGGCTTTTATATGTGTACGCCTTTGGGAATATACGTATAAAATGGGCTATATATACTTCAGCCCCTTTAAAAAGTGCTCCTATTCTTACTTTATCTAGGCTTACTATACGTCCCgctttagccgggacagtccccctttttaacgtcttgtcccggcgtcccgattTATTAGCCAAACGTCCCGGTTTGGCACTCAGTCAGCCAGCATAGGCACACCGCATAGAAGCCATACACGAACATTATCATgttcttattattgtttttgctgtgtaGCGTACCGGTTCTTCTTGAAGAAGAATTTGTgatcttgtttgttatttatttcattgtatgcaataaaaatgttattgtgacgtcattgttagCGGATAATTGGTACAGCTTGTTACTTTGGCTAGTGGTTTCATTGTTAGCTAGTTCAGCTAATGCTGTGGTAGCTTGTAGAAATATACGGTGTTCTTTTAGTAGATTAGGCTTGCAGGGCTGTAGGCTTGAGGTCTATTTGAGAGCTCTATTTGAAATTTGTTCATGGGCAGTTGAATTACTTCAATGAGACCATTCTTAAGTTAGAAAGGGAAAACGCTTGTGCCGTAGATGTGGCGCTTGTTCTGTCAGAGCTAAAGCTAAACTtacttcaaaagaaagaaaacaacttcATTCCATCTCAAGCAATGACTCTCTTGGGAAAGCTAGAAGAAGCAAGTGAAGtaaatgtaaaattattttacaaagaaacaattaatttttacgATAAACGCTTATCGTATCTGGATCTTTATGATGATGCTTATAAAGATGTGCTTCCTCATCTTTGGATCGACCTAAATGAAGAAATATCCTGGACGCGAGTGCGTGAATCTGCGGTAAAGATCAATGTCATGTTTGGGAAGCACTAGGTGATCAACAGCGACTCTCTTTTCGACGAACAAGTACAAGTGAAAAGGCACTTTTCTGAACGTTGTAAGGAAGATAGCTGGCAAAATGTATCGTTTGAACAAAAGTGGGTCGCGATgttcaaaaaatttgaagaaaaatgcGTACGCATTTCAAATTCTCAGAAGCTGGTGgagtttatattttgtttacctGGAACATCCGCACCCGTTGAGAGAATTTTTTCCATCATGAAGAACATGTGGTCTGACAGCAGAAGCAGGATGCTGGAGCAGAACGTGAAAGCCGTTATTACTTGTAAAGTCGATACTTATTGGTCCTGCTCTGAGTTTTACGAGAATGTAAAATTGAACAATGATTTcttgaagaaagtattgtGTACAGAAAAGTACGATTGGgccaataaataaatttataaatgctTGTTGTATACAATGTTTGGTAAACTCAGTGTTGGGAGTAGCATGTCGACTTGGAAACTATGTTCAATTCGATATTTCTTCCTTTTGCTGTATCGAAAAGGTGTAAGTTCTACAGAGTGactacttcaccggaaaaagaCTCGCTAACCTTTTATTATTGATAGGccgttaggttaggagaatagacacgcaaaaacttgattttagctatttaggatttaattgaagttaaatttgcattaaaaggtagatttaggtaaTTAGGTAACTATTTTTCTATATTATTATTTGAAGAAGAATTCGTgatcttgtttgttatttatttcattgtattcgataaaaatgttatcgtgacgtcatatgtCGAAAGCGTCCCGCTTTGAAGCCACTAAATTATGGTAAGCCTAACTTTATCATATATATGTAACCTATGTTTATATGTGTATCTTAATTGTTTATAGTTAACCATTTATGGTTAACTTCTCGATAATTTAGgataattttgaaagttaaGGTTAGTTTTGGCACTACCGTATGTTGGGAAAAACTTCTTAAATTTTAGTTCCCTTGTTACAATAGCAATGAACGTCATTGATACAAAGAAGGGaatgtatattttaatttttcaaaacgcGGTTTGTCACATGAAGTCAGTGTattattgtacagtatttatagaaatgttaaaaaacgtgtgataaaattatatttaaactttaataCTATGTTTAAGTTTGAGAGACAAATCAACGTATATAATAGTGTCTAAATAGACTATAGTCTACATACGTATAATTCACTGAATTAAGATAGCCGTATTTtgtataatgtataatgcGTTGCTTTTGCATGCAAGCCTTCGGGGAAGTTGATAAAAAGATATGAAATATATCAACAATTGCacaaaatataaagcaaacaagTAGTTAGTCTGTAAAACACATGCGATAAAACGCTGGTTTTCGGCAATTTTCTTACTCACAATTAATTCCTATTTACATTAATCCATGTGTATCTTAATTGTTTATAGTTAACCATTTATGGTTAACTTCGATAGTTtaggaaaattttgaaagttaagGTTAGTTTTAGCACTACCGTATGTTGGGAAAAACTTCTCAAATTTTAGTTCCCTTGTTACAATAGCAATGAACGTCATTGATACAAAGAAGGGAgtgtatattttaatttttcaaaacgcGGTTTGTCACATAAAGTCAGTgcattattgtacagtatttatagaaatgttaaaaaacgtgtgataaaattatatttaaactttattattATGTTTAAGTTTTAGAGACAAATCAATGTATATAATAGAGTTTAAATAGACTATAGTGTACATACGTATAATTCACTGAATTAAAATAGCCGTTTTTTGTATAATGCGATGCTTTTGCATGTAAGCCTTCGGGGAAGTTGATAAAAAGATATGAAATATAACAACAATTGCacaaaatataaagcaaacaaatagTTAGTCTGTAAACACATGCGATAAAACGCTGGTTTTCTGCAATTATTTTACTCACAATTAATTCCTATTTACATTAATCCTCCGTAACTACTTTCCTCAACGTATCGGTCGAAGATCGTTACGCTACTTACAATTGGGCCAAGCGATAAAACAGACCATTGCACTGTTCCTTTTAGTCCATTTAAGGCATATAGTTTGTTATCCGTACCACCAATATATAAAGTTCCATATTTGTCTAGTCTGGGGCTGGACATAAATTCAGCATCTGCTGAAAACTCCCAAACTATTTTTCCGTTTTTAGCATCCAAGGCCATTACACGATAGCCAATTGCGACATATAGGAGCTTCCATTTTTCCATAAGTAATGGCGACGAAACTACTTCAATATCTGTGCTTTTTTCAACTACAATCTTCCAAATTATATCCAACTTGAGAGCATCTAGACACATGACTTGACCTGACGCCGTtacaatatataaaatatttccattagAACTAAGAACTGGGGATGATAAAACTCCATCTCCAATGTCAAATGTCCACAGGGATTTCCCTGTTTGCATATCAATTACGTTTAAATAGTTCTCCACATCTAACACGAACAAATTGTTGCTTTCGTGATCCACCACAGGGGATGCAAATACTGGTCTTCCCATCGTGTGTGACCACATTACGCTTCCGTTGCTTTCGTGCAACATGTAAACTGATGGATCTTCTgttgaagttgtttttataCATATTATTAATCCTGGTTTATGAATGAAAGGACTAGACCAGATTTCTCCTGGAAAGGGACCACTTTTCCATAAAAGTGAAGGCCTACCATCTGCCGTGATATTGAAAGCATAGACCCATCCGTCAATAGTCGCAGCATACAAAATgtctttaattttattcagTCGAAGAGAAGCCACAATTGCGTCACTAAGCTCTATTTTCCATAAAAGATTTCCGGATTCTGTATGAAACGCATAAAGCTTTGAATCTTCATCAGcaaaataaacagttttttcatCAGCGCTGACAACAGGAGTTGATCCAGCATCCGTGCTTATCGTATAATTCCAAAGTATAGTACCGGTTATAGAATTTACAGCATAGAAACATCCAGAAATATCCGAACTAAAATAAATCGAATACACATAAGCAGATTTGGATGGTGTATAAAATTCTTTCCAATTAGACTGAGAAACATCTGCAAGAGAACGATGTTGCCACATGCATTTTATAGAAAGAGAAGAAGATTCTCGAATGAACTTGGAGATAACCGTAGTGTGGTTTGCAATATTACGTAAGTTTTGCGAAGGtggaaaattgaaaacattactcCATAAATTAACAGATATGATTGGTGGGTCAAACGAAGTTACATGATGCCACCAATGTTCAGGCACGTAGAGCATATCTCCAGGTTCGACAGTTACTTTGTAGAAATTTATGTCAGCAGCAAGAGGATATTTGTCGAGGTCAACTTGTTCGGGATTGATCGGTGACAAACCGGGTTGTACATCATATAGATCAGCATAAGCCTTGTTTCCTTCTGAATAATTTGCTATTAACCAAGTCTTTTTACcagatatttgaaaaaagaaattttccgcTCCGTCTTGATGAAATGCAGAGGTAGAATTACGATTTGTGTATAACAATGTGGTCGACTGCGCCCAATCCGTGTACCTTGAGCAGCTGAGTGGCAACGGTAGCGGCATATGTTTAAATAATGAATTGTCCAAGGGAAATGTTGAATCCCAATAAAGCTTTTCATCATAGACCCTTTGTagaaaatctgtaaaattAAGTCTTACTTCGCCCGGGTAATCCTGTGTCCAAATAGGTCTGCTGTATGCTCTACCAGGCATATCGTTTATGTGTGTTTGGAGAAAACTTGGCCTCGCCCAGTTCGAAAAATACTTATGCCAAGACGGATTGTTAGTTCTAATAAGTACTGGAGTACTACTTCGTATGAAATCTTCATAAAAGGTTTCCGGTGTTGGTTCATAGTTTAGAACTTTGATTGATCCCAATGTTGGTTTATGCATACCAAGCTTCAACATTGTTGAAAACTCATGCTTCCTACTCACGCTATAGAcaatattccacaaaatacATAGAGTATGTAAAAGGTTCAGAAACATATTTGAGCTACTGGAATTCCTGCAAATAAAAGTCGCTTGCTGTCTTAAtacaaaaccaaacaattcgAATACACAAAAAGGTTTTTGAAATAGTGGTCTACTAGTTTGTTGCTTTATGATTAAAGATGTGTAGGATATTGTTAGAGATAAATGACATAAATTTGCCAAGAAATATCGTTTCTGATTTCATTTCAATATCTTCTCTCTCTTAAAATGAACGGCAGTTATTAATTATGAAGGTTAAAATTTCCTATTTGATATTATACTTTACTTTACTTATATCTATTGCTTGCTAGCTGATCCCTGCCTCATATACCGTACAATATACGTAAAGATATTGATTCCACTCATTGCAAGCAGATAATGTGCCGTATCACTAACACAAACAACTCTAATCATAACACTAAAACTGCTTGCATCACAACCACATCGCCGTTAAGGGTTTTACAAGTTATAGCAAATTACAAAACATATGTTAGAAGTTGACACAAACCAACCGTTGCTACAGTATAAACAGAGCAAAGGCTTCTTAATCACGTACGGTTACTGGAAAGCATATGTTATAGGCCTACGGAGTAACTATATAATTTCATGGTACCGAGGTTGTGATGCTCATGCTAAAGATAGACAGCTATATACTGTAGGAGAATGTGTATGCAAAAAGCCGATTTAGGTTTTTAGGATTTGATTACAGTTGTGACGGTTACTTCACGAGTCATGAGTTGTTTTGGAAATGAAATTCtattttgggatcttgcaattcagttgCAGACCAAGcttaaattctccttaatgacgtttAGATAAATACcttgcttgaactggtgtgccacatataaataccgatgtaatgtttgcaGTCTTTCCTTTTACTTTTCCCTTTCACTTGTTactactgcgcaatgtaacattcagtaagattTGCCCAAAGGTGTAAGCCTTTGTgtcttataataaataaaaatgggaacttcatcatttagtaatatgcatagaatgaatttaagcaactaacagcattgtcacgccgtttgagaaatgagaactcataccatcgaagcaaaagtaaaacaagaTATCAATTCAACCGTCCTCGCTTTAATCTGCCATACAGTTATATTTGAATTAGAATGAATATTTAAGTTagattaacaaaaaactatgaaaaataaaccaagTGCGATTCTTTCCGGTTGATTAGTGGCTGCCCATCAAGTTATAGGCATGTTTCCGAGTTAGATAAAAAACAAGATGTTGCCAAAAACTTTCAAGAGAAAGTCAAGGTATTTTTTGCATAAAGGATTATGGGGTAGGGGAGTCCCGACATt comes from the Clavelina lepadiformis chromosome 5, kaClaLepa1.1, whole genome shotgun sequence genome and includes:
- the LOC143460494 gene encoding uncharacterized protein LOC143460494, with translation MPGRAYSRPIWTQDYPGEVRLNYTDFLQRVYDEKLYWDSSFPLENTLFKHMPLPLPLSCSRYTDWAQSTTLLYTNRNSTSAFHHDVSENFFFQISGKKTWLIANYSEGNKAYADLYDVQPGLSPINPEQVDLDKYPLAADINFYKVTVEPGDMLYVPEHWWHHVTSFDPPIISVNLWSNVFNFPPSQNLRNIANHTTVVSKFIRESSSPSIKCMWQHRSLADVSQSNWKEVYTPSKSVYVYSIYFSSDISGCFYAVNSITGSILWNYTISTDAGSTPVVSADEKTVYFADEDSKLYAFHTESGNLLWKIELSDAIVASLRLNKIKDILYAATIDGWVYAFNITADGRPSLLWKSGPFPGEIWSSPFIHKPGLIICIKTTSTEDPSVYMLHESNGSVMWSHTMGRPVFASPVVDHESNNLFVLDVENYLNVIDMQTGKSLGTFDIGDGVLSSPVLTSNGKYLYAVTTSGSVMCLEIANSRAVVWNFASNKSTESDVMSTPLLSEKRNILCVALQNEILALNASNGIGLWKFIGQAYFMSSPAMDKFGTLYFGGTDKTLYAFDGKNGKLQWYLKTSGPIVSSVTIPKRFRDQSCIGGLWQM
- the LOC143459493 gene encoding uncharacterized protein LOC143459493, with the protein product MFLNLLHTLCILWNIVYSVSRKHEFSTMLKLGMHKPTLGSIKVLNYEPTPETFYEDFIRSSTPVLIRTNNPSWHKYFSNWARPSFLQTHINDMPGRAYSRPIWTQDYPGEVRLNFTDFLQRVYDEKLYWDSTFPLDNSLFKHMPLPLPLSCSRYTDWAQSTTLLYTNRNSTSAFHQDGAENFFFQISGKKTWLIANYSEGNKAYADLYDVQPGLSPINPEQVDLDKYPLAADINFYKVTVEPGDMLYVPEHWWHHVTSFDPPIISVNLWSNVFNFPPSQNLRNIANHTTVISKFIRESSSLSIKCMWQHRSLADVSQSNWKEFYTPSKSAYVYSIYFSSDISGCFYAVNSITGTILWNYTISTDAGSTPVVSADEKTVYFADEDSKLYAFHTESGNLLWKIELSDAIVASLRLNKIKDILYAATIDGWVYAFNITADGRPSLLWKSGPFPGEIWSSPFIHKPGLIICIKTTSTEDPSVYMLHESNGSVMWSHTMGRPVFASPVVDHESNNLFVLDVENYLNVIDMQTGKSLWTFDIGDGVLSSPVLSSNGNILYIVTASGQVMCLDALKLDIIWKIVVEKSTDIEVVSSPLLMEKWKLLYVAIGYRVMALDAKNGKIVWEFSADAEFMSSPRLDKYGTLYIGGTDNKLYALNGLKGTVQWSVLSLGPIVSSVTIFDRYVEESSYGGLM